Proteins encoded within one genomic window of Setaria italica strain Yugu1 chromosome IV, Setaria_italica_v2.0, whole genome shotgun sequence:
- the LOC101756895 gene encoding trithorax group protein osa: MGAYTGAGMYPQMVYHADVRAREMELAAERQMGCSCSPLGRMISRVITKCNGRQGRVRYDEKMDYAMAYAPAQTCYVRPTARNVTLAPSNHHPAHAHAIQPEPPRADATTLPGTPFPSTGAPPQGGARKPKKKKKKKQVRFTPSGPVPMDAPPPHAQHHTATAAGGAGGAAGTAAGVVYHHGAAEPPPSHSPAPPMHGGQGGHHGYAYAHGYGRYAPSPLPRWEMLGTPRRPEYFSGEYRWYYPTPVREGIYSIATDANGRLSTIFSEENPNACTIV, translated from the exons ATGGGTGCATATACAGGTGCTGGCATGTATCCGCAGATGGTGTATCATGCCGATGTGCGGGCGAGGGAGATGGAGTTGGCGGCCGAGAGGCAGATGGGCTGCTCTTGCTCCCCCTTGGGCAGGATGATATCGAGAGTGATCACGAAATGCAACG GGCGCCAAGGGCGCGTCAGGTACGACGAGAAGATGGACTACGCCATGGCGTACGCTCCGGCGCAGACTTGCTACGTGCGCCCAACTGCGCGCAACGTCACCTTGGCCCCCAGCAACCATCACCCCGCCCACGCCCACGCCATCCAGCCGGAGCCACCACGAGCAGACGCGACGACCCTGCCCGGCACGCCGTTCCCCTCCACTGGCGCCCCTCCCCAAGGCGGGGCCCGCAAgcctaagaagaagaagaagaaaaagcaaGTCAGGTTCACACCATCAGGGCCGGTGCCCatggacgcgccgccgccgcacgcgcagCATCAcacagcgacggcggcgggcggcgccggaggagctGCCGGTACAGCTGCCGGCGTGGTCTACCATCACGGTGCGgctgagccgccgccgtcgcactcCCCTGCTCCGCCGATGCACGGCGGGCAGGGCGGCCACCACGGGTACGCGTACGCGCACGGCTACGGCCGGTacgcgccgtcgccgctgccgcggtGGGAGATGCTgggcacgccgcggcggcccgAGTACTTCTCCGGCGAGTACCGGTGGTACTACCCGACGCCGGTGCGCGAGGGCATCTACAGCATCGCCACCGACGCCAACGGCAGGCTCAGCACCATCTTTAGCGAGGAGAATCCCAACGCGTGCACCATCGTCTGA
- the LOC101762035 gene encoding pentatricopeptide repeat-containing protein At4g20090: MAGPTAICNAPASALTTDPTSLTLSNSRSHRTHGHERMALPKRCSFSVWNLAPDKFTYSTVVSALSDAGHVEDAVALVHEMVVDGVVAAEAFNPVLRAMLRAGDVNGAAKLFRFMQLKGCTLTAATYNVLLHGLLLCSKVKAAMGIMRRMENEGIVPGLMTYGAVVDGLVKCGRVEDAWKVAEEMGNKGLPPSEFVFSAVITGFCRSGEVDRALRVWETMVAATVRPNIVLYSAMIDGLARCGRMTEGEMLFDEMVDAKCVPNVMTYSSMIRGYFQIGDSSRALSTWEEMLRVGCVPTAISYSILITGMCNVGRLKDAMMVWKHMLSRGCAPDTIAYTSMIKGLCMSGMVDGGLRLFNDMLAKGDAKPDAIIYNVVLDGLIRTNNLARAMDMLNQMLDQRCDPDAVTCNIFLREVGVAEAKGREFLEGLVMRLCNRERYRAAGDVLMVMLAKYIVPEAAIWHTFVRGVCQTKRVRKVVDNCWDEIWKP; this comes from the exons ATGGCTGGACCGACGGCGATCTGCAACGCTCCGGCGTCCGCGCTCACCACAGACCCGACGTCGCTCACACTCTCAAACTCGAGATCACACAGAACTCACGGGCACGAGAGAATGGCGCTGCCAAAACGTTGCAGCTTTTCTG TGTGGAATCTTGCGCCGGACAAGTTCACCTACTCTACGGTCGTGTCAGCACTGTCCGATGCAGGGCATGTGGAGGATGCGGTGGCGCTGGTGCATGAGATGGTGGTCGatggggtggtggcggccgagGCTTTTAATCCTGTGCTGAGAGCAATGCTGCGTGCAGGGGATGTCAATGGGGCAGCCAAATTGTTTCGGTTTATGCAGCTAAAGGGTTGCACACTGACAGCAGCAACATACAATGTGCTGCTGCATGGTTTGTTATTGTGCAGTAAAGTGAAGGCAGCGATGGGCATCATGAGAAGAATGGAGAATGAGGGAATTGTGCCAGGGTTGATGACATATGGCGCAGTGGTGGATGGGTTGGTAAAATGTGGAAGAGTGGAAGATGCATGGAAAGTCGCTGAGGAAATGGGCAACAAGGGGCTTCCACCTAGTGAATTTGTGTTCTCAGCCGTGATTACCGGGTTTTGCAGGTCAGGGGAGGTTGACAGGGCATTGAGGGTGTGGGAAACAATGGTGGCAGCTACAGTAAGGCCAAACATTGTTTTGTATTCAGCAATGATTGATGGTCTTGCCCGTTGTGGGAGGATGACTGAAGGTGAAATGTTATTTGATGAGATGGTTGATGCAAAATGTGTACCAAATGTCATGACATATAGCTCAATGATTCGAGGTTATTTCCAGATTGGAGATTCATCACGAGCTCTCTCTACATGGGAGGAGATGTTAAGGGTTGGCTGTGTGCCAACTGCTATTAGTTACAGTATATTGATCACTGGGATGTGTAATGTAGGGAGATTAAAAGATGCTATGATGGTCTGGAAACATATGCTTAGCCGTGGCTGTGCACCTGATACAATAGCTTATACTTCAATGATCAAGGGGTTATGCATGTCTGGGATGGTTGATGGTGGTCTCCGGCTTTTTAATGACATGCTGGCGAAGGGTGATGCCAAACCCGATGCTATCATTTATAATGTTGTATTGGATGGGCTAATTCGCACAAATAACCTTGCTCGGGCAATGGACATGCTTAACCAGATGCTTGATCAAAGATGTGATCCAGATGCAGTAACATGCAATATTTTCTTGCGGGAGGTTGGGGTCGCAGAGGCGAAAGGGAGAGAATTTTTAGAGGGGCTGGTCATGAGGCTATGCAATAGAGAAAGGTATAGGGCAGCTGGAGATGTTTTGATGGTGATGCTGGCTAAGTATATTGTGCCAGAGGCTGCCATTTGGCATACTTTTGTCAGAGGAGTTTGTCAGACTAAGAGAGTTCGGAAAGTGGTTGATAATTGTTGGGATGAGATTTGGAAGCCTTAA